The DNA segment gagTGGAATGTTGATCTTCACTTGCttcaaaacttccaaaatctcTAAAGTCTTATTCCCCACTTTGTGTCTCTGCATAGCTGAAGGGAAAGGCAAATGATTGGAAacactcattttatttttgctcaCAATGACTTCCTCATATTTTTCAGACGCTTTctcatttctaacattttttctCCACAGTTGGTTCATCTCTAGTAGGAATATCTTCACTTACAGGTAACTTGGGCCCTTCatattctttcccatttctgAGTGTGATAACTGCATTGCAATCTTCCTTTTGCACTTCAAAAACTTCATTTACTCCTCTCGGATTTTTCTGTGGTTGAGCtaggaattttcctttctcttgagaTAAACTTACAGCAAGTTGGCTCAAAGTGGTTCGAATATCTACTAGTTCTTGAGATGTTTGAGCATTTATCCTATTTTGATCTTCATTACGCTTGTCTTGCTTCTGTATAAACTCTCTCATCATGTCTTCCAGGCTTGAGTTAGATGATGAGGTTTGATGTTGCTGTTGAAAATTCTGAGATGACATACCTTGTGGTTGAAAACCTTGCTGCCCATTAGTCTGATTACCCTGAAATTGGTTTCCTTGCTGTTGAAACTGGCCATTGTTACCTCCCTTCCATGatagatttggatgattcctccaacccAGATTATAAGTGTTGGAATATGGAGAATTGCTAGAATATTGCTTGTATGTCCCTAAGGCATTGGCTTGCTCTGTAAACATATCTTGCACTGCAGGTAGAGTGGGACAAGATTGCACACCATGTTCCGTAGACTTACATATCAAGCACAGTTGAGTTACCCCATCATTGACTATTTGCACCTCTTGAACTCCCTTGGCTTCCAAATCATCCAACCTTCTCATAACGGTTGCTAACTTTGCTTGGACATCTAAACCCTCTGGTAAGGTATACACTCCACTAGCTCTTGCTCTGTTCATTGTTCTATCTCTAGATGGTTCCTTGACGATTGGTTCATCCCAACTTCTAGATACCTCAACAACATaatcaaggaattgaaatgcttcatcggggtttttattcatgaaatctcctccacacatagtctcgAGAAGTTGTTTCATTGGTGGTGCCATGTCTTCATAGAAATACGAAACTAGCATCCAGTTGTCAAATCCATGATGGGGGCATGCTGCAATAATCTCCTTGAATCTTTCCCAACATGcaaaaaatttctcatccttcaTAGCCTTGAAATTCGAGATCTCCTTTTTCAATGCACTGGTTCTATGTGTTGGAAAGAATTTCTGCAAAAACACTGATTGTAGATCACCCCAATTTATGATACTATAGGGTCTAAGACTATTTAACCAAGTCTTAGCTTTATCCTTCAATGACAAGGGGAATAGCTCCATGTGAAAGATCTCCAAAGGAGTGTTGGCTTCTCGGAAAATTGAAACGAtgtcctcaaattccttgatgtgagagtatggattttcattttctgtCCCCCTAAAAATGGGTAGTTGAGACACCACTTGAGGCCGAATGGTAACATGATCATGATTTGGAGGTAGCATAAAACACGATAGTGTGCTCAACCTGGGAGGATTTAGAAGCTCTCTCATAGTTCTTTGGCCCTGCACAGGTGGTCGTGGcttgttgttattattgttgaATTCTTCAGTGTCCTCCATATTTGGTTGAGATTCCTTAGTTGTTCTTTGAAGTCTACCTGAAATATCTCTTTCCCAACCAagcataaaatagaagaaaaatatgtataaagataaaaaataaaagaactaaaacaaaGTAATGCACTATAGCCTAGTTATGATGATTGCCAATCCTCGGCAACGGCGCCAATTTCTTGATCGAaaattctctattgtaccaaaatacttagcctttttacgtagtaactctagtcaagaaaaactagagaaagagtcactatggcttttgtagtattccgggtatcgttctcaaggactgacttatgaaaattgtcaatactagaataaatgaattgtttttgtttaaatccttaagtgaaaaacaatatgtgaataatgtaaaactaagtaaaagaaattaaattaataagagaaaatgaatattgattttaaattcaattgattcaagtttggggttttccacaatccaacctagggtatagaaattagagaaaacaagggtattttaagtaatatgatcttagggtttttgggatccttggccactcgcgatcaagttgagttctataactcaaaattgcatctaaaacctaatttttcctttttaaaatagattcctaaaaccatcaaatgaatgagattgattatcaatttaagatttgactttttaacctttcctactccttatagctttgtttaggggcaaataatgGTAGGTAagacgaggataactaatgatcaagaattaccaagaatcactagtatcaagtaataacctaccgtatcattccctaaacgaactcacaaggataggataaaaaaatgataaattgtcacctaaccaataattaatctcattattataataatttacccattgtccctataggttttcTAGctcttaggttttcatgcttcaagccccaagttggctcttagcctctcatgggggtgatgtcacattcacaatccataataggataaaaatccataatttgaatcaaaagaaactaaaaacaatatatttaataaagaagaaaaagaaaacaaaccaaagttctcgtcttcttccactttcaatgtcaaactcttcagaaaaaaaatccaagatccctaaaacctagaattgaaagagtttatataatatcctcaattacctaacatgtggcacactctcattggccacttattacaaaataatttcctaaaaatgattaaaaaaataataaaatggtgatttctagtcgtgtggggtccacctagggcggatggagtgctttagttgcaattcccgaggtagaggaggtggaacatcaaagtggcagtgggtgaattcaaaattggtgtcatttcgaagtggatttcgaattcataagttgaatttcgaaatcatttcgaaatgaccctccagcttggtgtagttgtcttcaaatggccataacttcttcatttcagctctgatTTGAAAactgtttgaagtgttggacttttgacttcccgatcttcgaaacgatatatagtatgtatataatggactccagaaagcactcaaaatttgtcctcaaagtcagagtatataatgccatcagatttttgagttctaaatttccatgcagctgaatcttgcttcatgcctcatttcccatgctttcttgccttctttcttactccataatggtcatttagcatcctccaacctcatgatatccttgttttgcctatccttacgttcaatgagtcttgactcacttatttcctcatttagccctttcttgatctttcaaaatctaaagtcattcaatttgcataattttcttcccttgaacctgagataaatctccaaagtatagattaaactcatggctagggccttagcattgatttaggtcaagttgtgtgatttgaatgtcctttggtgcataaatcatatcgaatatgtgtcaTTAGAGCACAAATTTTGGCTCCAATAActtcttaggatcacctaaggggacacattgtctcaatcccaagagatatcatggtgcctttattgagaatacctattactaccaacttccatcaacagtgacccaatccatagggaatatatgatcagcttacgatttcacccgtaggtcaaagccactactaacttcagaacaagttcaatattctctcaaggttgtgAAATAatacaatgaagcaacttggtagagtcatgactacttgatagccttaaatcataactcaccataggtcatgtccaatgggcaaccatacacactagtgcactcaccatgggaaactcatcccaatagccaagaccaaccatccctccaattagaaggtggtacactacaacctccaatgggttgcctaggcccatgaactgattgtgaacaagtcatctagtttcaaggaacccatgacttggatcttttgtgtaactcctaatacacctaaCTCACGTATAATACAAAAGATGTAGACAAAAATGCTTGTAAAGTATAATAcaggaataaggatagataaaagtgaaattggaacatcattaaataaataatcaattccaaatttattacatcatgtcatgtttttaagggttttatcctaACAGTACAATCCTTATGATGTTATGAATGCAGTTTTACCTAAGTTGGACAGATGCATTAGGAGTtgattatatatgaaaaatgtgtCCATGAATGAAAACATAGCATGCCCAGATATAGCATCTACTATTTGGTCAGTTTAAGGCAGCGAAAAACAATATTCCAAACAAGCTTTGTTCAAATAAGTGAAGTTGACACacattcttcattttcctcccCCTTTTAAGCACTACCATGATGTTTGCTAACCAATAAGGGTATTTTACTTCTCGAATGAAACCTGCCTCAAGAAAGTTGGCCACCTTTATTTGGTTAATTTTCTAACTATCTGGATGAAAATGATAAACCTTTTGCCTAACCGAGCGTGCTATTAGATAGACGTTCAACTTATGAGAGGCCACACTAGGACTGATGTTTGACATATCCGAATGCTTCCAAGTGAATACATCACTATTTTGCCTTAGCATTAGTGCTAGATGGACATGATGTTCAGTAGTAAAAAATGCACTTGCAAATGCTATATGGACATGATGTTCAGTAGTAAAAAATGCACTTGCAAATGCTATCCTCAAAGGTGTCGATGCCTATCAGCGGGTCTATAGTTGGATATTCACGTTCCTTCACTTCATTCTCTTATTTAGTTAATAGTTTCTATTTAGAACGATTGCTTGAAGATCTAGGTACTTTGGTCAAGCTCTTTTTCTTAGTTTGCACATTTCTTTGATATCATTGTCAGGATACTAACTAACTCCTATGCAAGTCAACTTGGCCTTGATAGGTAAGAAAACTAACCATATGATGATAAATGCAGGATAACCTTCATCTTGTGGATTCATGTTTGACCTATTATTGTGTTGTAAGGTGAAGTATCCATTATAATTAAGAATTTTACATTTAGAACAACAAGCCCAAACTCGAGTGGAAGTACTATGTCTCCTAACAATATTGTAGTAGCACCACTGAATCTAATCAAGATGTGTCCTAGGCTTTCTAGAGTTGTTAGAGCATGACCCATCAATTTATTAGTGGACATTTGTAAAAGATTGATATAACTGTCTGAATCGACGAAAATCCTACACACATTAAACCCACTAATAGCCAAGATAAATATAAAGCATCCTCATAGGGAATGATTACTCGATGTGGTTTGATGAGTAGAAAAGTTATTGATCTGTCAATTGGTTTGGTGTTGCTTGGCATGAAAGAATATTAGAGGGAATGCATCCGCTCTACTAGAATAGTGACTTAATCATGGATGATTTGCACTTGTTGGAATTGTATATGTCGTTAACTGGTGGAGTGTGTGTTATATTCCTTTCACTAGGTAGAATTTCTCTATTGTCCACTAGCTTGATGATATAGTATAGGAGGTGCCcaaattttaaccaaaaattgaaattgatggcATTGTTTTGTAGTATGCTTGTGCTCCTTATGGTAAAAGCATTATTATTGTTGGTCTCTTTTTGTCGGGTCCCCTCTCATAGGGTTCGACTACCTGAATTTGGGCAAATTGCGTATCACCAGGAAAAGACCCCATAAGTAATGGTTAGGGGGTTAAATGCAATGACTCCTTTCTATTCTGGTCATACTATGTGGGCTTCTAAATATGCCACCATGATTCACTCCCAAGGGTCTTTGAATTTCCTAACTTGTTTTCTTGGGTTGGAAGTGTGGTGATTAGAATTTGTTGTGAAGCTGCTCATATGTCATCTTTTAACATTGCATACTTATTGACTTGTTGGAATAAATCGTCCATGGtctctaaggattttttttttttttttttgtgtaatagATTTGAAAAAATGGAGTACCCAAACTTATGCTCCTTTTGAAAATCTACAACACTGCATCCATATTACATGACTCCACCTGGAGAATAGCTTGTCCGGATTATGTCATGAAATCTTAGAGGGAgttattttccatcatttttacattttaaagaTCGCTAATGTTTTGCTTTTACCAAGCAAAACATTAATGATGTGCCATAAAGGCTTTAGAGATGTCTCAGAATGAATAAATAGAGTTTTGTGGAAGACAATAAACTAGGAGAAAGCAAGGTTATTTAGGATGATCTAAAAATCTTTGCACAAACCTACATCGAGAGTTATTACTTGCCTATAATGCATTAGGTAATGGAGCGAATTGCTCGTCCTATCATACATTGTGAATTTGGAACCACGAATCCTCTCTATGATTCATAATTTGTTATATGAGTGTCGAATGGAATGGACAACATGTCGTCAAGGTGTCTTCTGACCGACACTATAGGTGTTTTATGCCCTGGCTCTCTTGGTATTTGATCAAATCCCAACAttccctagatttttttttgcaatatttgtaaaaacacattaaatttatatttatttagtatttaattattttatacaatatagtacaataattaaaattaattaatttataataatattattttaattaatttaaaagatataaTATATACAATATAGTTTATGTATACATACAAAATTTTATGTAAACATATAACAATAAAACACATTCAGTTTGGTGGTGGATACTATGCATCTCATGCTTAAGATCTCTTAGGTTCAAACCCCTTCACTTACAtgtttaagtgttttttttttttttttagttttaaatatgCCACCCCACATCGAAAGTGTAGGGAATCCTAGATCTCTTTATCCCCTATCACATGCTCATGATAGGTATATAAAACTAATCCTAGGGCTTTTAGGTCAACAAATGAagcaaaaatacaatttttaacaaTCAAGGACTAGAAGAATAGCGCTATAGATGTTTTTGcctagatttggatgttcctaggTTGATTCCTTgtagtgaaaaaaaatgtttgaatattcTGGAGGTACACCTAAAGCCTTTTGCCCAATAACTCGAATCATGACATTCGCACTCCAAAGGGTAGCCTTTGGAAGGGAAGATACATTTTCTCTCTCTGTGTGGAAATGGAAGACAACAATCAAAAGCCTTGGAAACCCAACCcctaaagggtatttatagagttcttttactaggcttaagtgacttgttTCCACAAAAGCTTGAGTatcttaatctagcctaaagcGGGTCCTAAtagattaattaaccacacatgatcatctaattaatcaactaaCCCAATATAGAAAACTTGTTCAATATtccttgtgtaattacctaaATGTCTTTATGCACAAATGTGAACCTAGaatcaatccaaccctcataactTGTGTCAACATGGTGTATGAGCTTAGAGTGGGGACCATTATGACCCATATGAGTATTGGCTCcattaaaatccaattctaaagtcgATTTAACATCTTACTATAAACAATCAACtgcactctagtaccctatgtaaataacattGAGATAAAGCTCGAGCTCATGACCTCCTATTCACTACATACAAACTCCCCATGAGTTGGTAcctgtaatctaacaaggtagtgttattaGCTATTAAGATTATCTCTCCAatcattgagttacaaatcccacttattatataatcaattaatatactctaactctaaggagcatatgtcaaattttgacTAAAGGAAATGTTACGGTCATAGTCTTCTAAATCACATATCCTTTAGATCACCCAAAGGAGTACATTATCTCAATCCATGATATATCATGGGCccctattgagaatacttgttgccatcaacttccatcaatagtgacctaattcaTAGGAATATGtgaccaccttagggtctcaaccataggtcaaagcctcttgttgaCTTGGGCATGAACTCAATATCATCTCaaagttgagagtccatgcaatatagtaacttagtgaatcatgaaaattgatagccttacgtcataattcaccataggtcctatctAATGTGCATCACATGCACTAGTGTGCTTACCATGGGAAAAACCGGTGATCAAGACAAGTTATTCTTCCAATTatgaggtagtgcactatagtctcaaatggattgtccaaatccatgaattgacCGTAGACTACTCATCACTCTACAAGGACCCTATGACTTGAATCTTCtatacaactcttaatgcacccaagtcttGTACAATGTAAATGATGTGGGAGTGTGTGcacaaataaccaattaatgtatatggaataataaataagaaaccaagaaacatgaataaataaatttataaatatatctcAATTagttacatcatatcatgcttcTTAGGACTTAATCCCAATAGAAGGTTCAAGAGAAAGCAATGCCATATTCATTAGTTTAGTACCCTGAGAACAACCGCAATTATGGGCTTAGGAATGCCAACACCCTTACTTGATATTGGGTTGACCAATTATTGCAATTGCAATTTTACAGGAAATTGTTCATTGACATTTCTAATGTGGTTATCATGTCAAGGTAGGCCGATAAAAAATCGTCAATATATGAAATAACGTCCTTGATTAGAGGATTTGAGGTATTTACAAATCCATATTAGAGTTTTGGACTTAAAAGCTTCTGTGGAAAATTTCATGGTACATTCAGACTTGGTTAAGAAAATTAAGACCCTACAAAAGAATGGTTTGCTATTAATGCAACTTATAGAGGTGATTAGAATGTTAGATTACTTTGTTCCTAGGCCTTATATCTCGTTAGGCGCATGTAACTATTCATATGGCCATTAAATCCTACGCATAGTGAaaaaaatgcattaaaaaaCTTAACAGGATCTAGATTGATCTATAAGTTAAAAGTCGTTATCGAAGATCTATTTGTTCTAAATCAATTCCTTGCAATGAAAAACGTCATCGAATGTGGTGCTAGTTGAAGGTGATCTTGTAAACCTCTTATCTCAATATTTCCAATGTGGTTATTATGTTGAGATAGGTCAATAAAAAATCATTGATATATGAAATGATGTCATTGACTAGAGGATTTGAGTTGTTTACAAGTCCATATTAGAATTTTTGACTTAAGGGCTTTTGTGGCAAATTTCATGGTACAATAGGACTTGGTTGGGAGAATTAAGGCTCTATAAAAGAATGATTCGCAATTAATGCAACTTATAGAGGTGATGGGAACCCTAGATTACTTTGTTTCTAGGCTTTAGATCTTGTTAAGTGCATGCAACTATTTCTAGGCTTTACATCGAATGTTGCACTAATCGAAGGTGATCTTGTAAACCTTTTATCTTAACCTTTCCAATGTGGTTATTGTGTTGAGATGGGTTGATAAAAAATCGTTGATATATGAAATGATGTCCTTGACTAGAGGATTTGAGTTGTTTACAAGTCCATATTAGAGTTTTTGACTTAGAAGCTTTCATGGCAAATTTCATGGTACAACCAAACTTGGTTAGGAGAATTAAgaccctacaaaagaatgattcGCAATTAATACAACTTATAGAGGTGATGGGAATCCTAGATTACTCTATTTCTAAGCTTTAGATCTTGTTAGGCGCATGCAACTATTTCTAAGGCCACTGGATTCTATCCAAAATAGAAACAAATGcattaaaaaacttaatatgATCTCAATCTACAAGTTAAGAGTGGTTACTTaagatttggatgttctcaaatCAATTCCTTGTGATAAAGAACATTGAATATTGCGTTAGTTGAAAGTGATTTCATAAACCTCTGATCTTTCTTTTTATGACTCTTTCTTAAAGCTTAGCACAAAGATAGTAGAAATCTCTAAAGGTTAGATGGTAAGGATCTCGCTCTAAACATATGGGAAAGAATAGAGAATGAAAGAAGAATGAAACTCTAATCCTTAAAGTgatatttataggcttcctattgagcttaagtgacttgagcagCCCATTTTAAGTTTGAGTCGATTAATCTAACCTCAAAAGGGTCTCAactgattaattaacctaataaggctccaattaatcaattagcttaaTCCAGAGATACCATTCACTAATTCTTATGCAACTTTGCATAGttatcaaaatgcccttatgcacatagTGAACAAAGAACCCATCCAATCCTCATAAACCATGTAATCAAAGTATATGAGCTCAAGTAGGGACCATTGGGACTCATAGGAAAATACTAGCTTTCTAAgaattcaattctaaagttgatttaacatttcAATATAACAAATCAACTACACTATactatcctatgtaaataacaatgaaacaCTAAGTGCCTAAGTTTGTTACTTACTATCCCTTGTATGTAGTCTCCTCATTGATTGGTGTTAGTGATCTAACAAGGAAAAAactatcaacctctcaaaaGTACCTATGACATCCTAAAGTACCTATAACATCCTTGAGTTCCAGATCCTTCTATGTGTGATTAACTAATGTATCTTAGCTCACCAAGAGCTAGtgtcaagtttcacttaagaAACTACTATAACCATAGTTTGCATGAACACACCTTCTTaagatcacccaatgggacacattgtctcaatcccataagatatcatgttgcctctattaagaatacctattgctaccaacttctatcaataatgactcaatccatagagaatacatgatcactttaggatctcattTGTAGATTAAAACCATTACTAACTTTAACATAAGCTCAATATTCTATCAAGGTTGAGAAACAATACAATATAACAAcctggtgaagtcatgactacttgctAATCTTACGTCATGACTCACTGTAGGTCCTGTCTAATGTATAAACATACACa comes from the Vitis vinifera cultivar Pinot Noir 40024 chromosome 12, ASM3070453v1 genome and includes:
- the LOC104881005 gene encoding uncharacterized protein LOC104881005, which translates into the protein MNRARASGVYTLPEGLDVQAKLATVMRRLDDLEAKGVQEVQIVNDGVTQLCLICKSTEHGVQSCPTLPAVQDMFTEQANALGTYKQYSSNSPYSNTYNLGWRNHPNLSWKGGNNGQFQQQGNQFQGNQTNGQQGFQPQGMSSQNFQQQHQTSSSNSSLEDMMREFIQKQDKRNEDQNRINAQTSQELVDIRTTLSQLAVSLSQEKGKFLAQPQKNPRGVNEVFEVQKEDCNAVITLRNGKEYEGPKLPVSEDIPTRDEPTVEKKSMQRHKVGNKTLEILEVLKQVKINIPLLDMIKQVPTYAKFLKDLCTVKRRIKLSKKAFLIEKVNAIIENKAMVKYKDPANRSIKVPRGVVEDVLVQVEKFYYPVDFVVLDTEPLKKGMNYVPIMLGRSFLATANALINYRNGLMQLSFGNMIVEMNVFNLCKQPMDHDDVENEEACLIEALVQEHT